The following DNA comes from Petrotoga sp. 9PW.55.5.1.
ATCTTCTCTTATTATTATTCCTATTATAGAATTTTGTGGTAAATGCAATTCTTTCAAACTCTTGTTAACAGATGCATTATTTTCATTTATAGATAATTCCAAGATAGATAATTTCTCCATATATGGATTAAAAAAATCGGTGATCTCTTCATGTATTAAAGAAGATTCTATCAATTTCTGCATCCAAGAAATTGGTACGAGTGTTTCAACATTAATTCCTCTGAAAATAGTTTCGTTTTCTGTTGCATTGACCAAAGAGATGATTTTAATGTTTTCGTAATATTGTCTTAGTGACCAGGATACTACAAAGTTGAGGGCATCATCATCAGAAATAATTATTAGCGCTTCAACTTTCTTGCTAAGTTCTAGATTTTCTATCCATTTGATGTCTGTTGGATCCTGTTTTACAAGTTCTAATAAAGGGAAATTAACTTTTAACCCATCTAAAATCTCTAAATTGTCTTTGTTCATACTAACGTAATAGACTTCATTTCCTAATAACAACAATTTTTTTGCTAGTGAATAAGCCAAAGTTTTCCCTTCAATAATATAAAATGTTCTACTCATTTGTACCAACCGCCTTTTCTAACTCTTCAACTAATTCAATCACTGAATCTTCTATGGGACAAAACAAATTTAAACCAGCTTTGATGAATATAGCTTTTTTTATAGGATCGTTAACCCTAGCCGCCAAGTTTATATTTTCTTTCATCTTTTTTATTCCATAAGCTAGCATAAAATTCAAATTATCATCTGGTGTAACTATATAAATCATATCTGCTTTTTCAACATTGACGTTCTTTAATGCTTCCATATCGTTTGTATCAATTACTTTTGTAAAACCAATGAAATTTCTTCTTGCTAATCTTTCAAAGGAACTTTCCTCTTTATCAATTACAACCACATTATGAGTTTTACTCAATCTAATAGCTAATTCCGAACCCAACCTTCCGCAACCTATAATAATTATATTTTTAGAATTGTTAATTCTCATATAATTCCACTTCCTATGTTATTAGATTTTGATATTTTAATAAAAACAGAACACCAGAATAGGTGTTCCGTATAATTAAGCTAATATAGAAAATTTATAATATATACTCTCTGAGATCTTCATTCACATAAACCTTACCTAATCTCAAATCTACATAGTTTTTATCTATTTTTACTTCCCACTCTCCTGTTGCTGGAGCTTCATAAGATACTTCCTCAAGCACCTTTTCAACGACTGTATAAAGCCTTCTTGCACCAATATTTTCAACCTTTTCGTTCAGTTCAAAAGCTATATTTGCTATCCTTTCTATTCCATCTTTGCTAAATTCTACATTTACACCATCTGTTTCCAACAAGTATTGATACTGTTTTAATATAGCATTTTTTGGCTGAGTTAAAATTCTTACAAAATCTTCCTCAGTTAAGTCTGAAAGTTCTGCTCTTATCGGAAATCTCCCTTGTAACTCTGGAATCAAATCCGATGGTTTAGATTCACTGAATGCACCTGCTGCAATAAATAAAATATAATCAGTTTTGATTGATCCATATTTTGTTACCAAAGTTGTTCCTTCTACTATCGGTAACAAATCTCTTTGAACTCCTTCTCTAGAAACATCCGGACCTGAACTTCCTCCTTTGGATGTAACTTTATCAATTTCATCTATAAAAATAATACCTTTATTTTCTGCTCTACTTACGCCTTCTTGAACCATCTTATCTTGATCTATTAATTTTTCTGCTTCTATAGGTTCTAAGACCTTTCTTGCTTCTGATATTTTCATCCTTCTTCTTTTTTTCTTTTTTGGCATCAGATTTTGAAACATCTCTCCAAACTGTATCCCCATATCTTCAAACTCTGGTCCAAGCCCGGCAAACATAGGGGATGATTGTTCTTCAACTTCAACTTCGATTTCTAAGTCTTCCAACTCACCATTTTTTAGTTTTTCCCGTATTTCTTGTCTTCTTTTTTGAATATCTTCATCTTCTTTTTCATAGCTAGTACTATCTTGATTAATATATTCATTACCTTGATTGAAAAGTTGCATTACATCCATCAGATTGGCTTGGCGTTTTGACTTTTTCTTAACTGGAACTAAAGCTTCGACTATTCTTTCTTCCACCATCCTTTGAGAATTTTCCTTTACCTCTTCCATCATTTCTTTTTTCACCATATTAACAGATGAATCAACAAGCTCTCTGACCATGCTTTCAACGTTTTTCCCCACGTAACCCACCTCAGTGAATCTTGTTGCTTCTACTTTTACAAAAGGAGCGTTTGCTATTTCAGCTAATCTTCTTGCTATCTCCGTTTTTCCAACACCTGTTGAACCGATCATCAGGATATTTTTTGGAATTACGTCCTTTCTTATTTCATCAGGTAAAGCTAGCCTTCTTATTCTGTTTCTTAAAGCTATGGCAACCTGTTTTTTAGCATCATCTTGGCCAATAATATACTTATTCAATTCTTCTACAACTTTCTTTGGAGTTAATTCTTTTTTATCGTTCATATAATTCACCTCAATAATTATTTAAATCAATATTTTCTTACTAATTTATACTTCGTGTACCTTTAAAAGATTAGTTTTACTAGAAAAACCGTAAGGGATACCTGCAGTTACAATTATATTATCACCTGGAAGAACAACGTCCAATGATTTAACTATATTCGTTACACTCTCCAACATATTGTCTGTATCGGTGAACTTTCTCATTATTACAGGTGTTACACCCCATACCAATGCCAACCTGTGATAAGTTGTTAATCTTGGTGAAGCGGCTATGATTTTGGAGTTTCTTCTAAATCTGGATAAGGCTCTTGCGGTATAACCACTGTATGTAGTAGCAACTATTACATTTATACCAAGCTGTTCTGCCATTTTTACAGCAGACATTGTAATAGCGTTTGTTGAAGGATCTCCTCCCCCATAAGTTGAATAATCAAACTTGTACAAATATTCATCCAACATCTTTTCAGTTTCGAAAGCAACTTTGCTCATAACTTCTACTGCTTTTTCTGGGTATTTACCTATAGATGTTTCACCGGATAACATAATTGCATCTGTTCCATCTAAAATAGCATTTGCAATATCCGTAGCCTCTGCTCTTGTGGGAAATGGATTGTTAATCATGGTTTCCAACATTTGAGTAGCAGTTATAGCTGGTTTTGCCATTGTGTTCGCTATTTCTATTATTCTTTTTTGTAGTAATGGGATCTGTTCAACTGGCGCCTCTACTCCCAAATCTCCTCTAGCTACCATAACTCCGTCTGATTCTTTGATAATTTCTTCTAAGTTATCTAGAGCCTGCAAAGTTTCTATTTTTGCAATCACCGGAAGATCGGGCATTCCTAATCCTGCTAGAATTTTCTTTGTTTCAGTTATATCTTGAGCCTTTCTAACAAATGATTGTGCTATATATTCAACATTCCACTCCACAGCTTTGTTTAAATATTCTATATCTTTTTCAGTTAAAGGAGGCATTCCTATATCGATACCAGGAACGTTTATCCCTCTTCTACCGACAATGGTCCCTCCTGTTATAACTTTAGTTTTTATTTCTTTTTCAGTTGTTTCTGATACTACTAGTCTAATCTTTCCATCATCTAATAATATATTATCCCCTTTATTTACTTCTTTTGGTAATTCTTTGTAATTTATGCTAACTTTATCACAACTACCAACTATATCTTCACTGGTTAAAACAAATTCTTGGCCCTCTTTTAATGTGACTTTATCCGTATCAAAAGTGCCTGTTCTTATTTTCGGGCCTTCTAAGTCCAATAATATAGCTAAAGGAATATTCAATTCTCTTCTTATTTTTTGCAATAATTTAACTCTTTTTTCGTGATCCTGGATAGAATCGTGGGACGTATTTAAACGGGCAACATTCATCCCGTTCTCAATTAAATTCTTAAGAACTTTTTCTTCCTCTGTAGCTGGTCCTATAGTGCAAACAATTCGAGTTTTTTTATTTTTGAGTTTTCTGTTCATAATTATCCTCCTAAAAACATCATTATAAGAAATTTTATCTTCTAAGATAAAATATTAGCTAATTTTACTATCTCTAAGTCCAAAGATTTTTTTTCTGCTAACACCTTTTCGATAGGTGTTCTTATAAGATCGTTTCTACTTAGCCCAATCATAACATTAAATTCGCCTTCTATAAGAGATTTTACAGATTCATTCCCCATTCTTGAAGCTAATATTCTATCAAACGCACTTGGAGACCCTCCTCTTTGAATATGTCCCAAGATTGTTATTCTAGTTTCAAAACCAATTCTATTCTCAAGATGCCTTGCAACCGTATAAGCACTTGCGGAGCCTTCTGCTACTACAACAATTGAATTAATCTTTCCGCGCTTCCTTTCTTCCCACATTTTTTCAGCAAGAGAATCATAATCTGTAGGAATTTCAGGGATGATAACAGCCTCAGCACCTATAGCAAGTCCCGTCATCAAAGCAATGTAACCAGAGGTTCTTCCCATGACCTCAACAATAAAAGCTCTTTCATGAGATGAAGCAGTGTCTTTTAATTTTTGAAGAACATCGATAACCGTATTTAAACAAGTATCTACTCCTATACTCATATCGGTGTAAGCAATATCGTTATCAATCGATCCAGGAACTCCTACGACTGGAATTCCTTGTTCGTCAGATAAAAGTTTTCCTCCCGTCAAACTTCCTTCTCCACCAATAATAACCAATGCATCTATCCCTAAATCTTTCAGATTATCAGCTGCTTTTTTTCTAACTTCTGGTACTTTAAACTCCGGAACTCTAGCAGTTCTTAAGATTGTTCCACCTCTTTCCATAATTCCACCAACATCTGAATAATTAAACTTTTTATAATCTTTATCTAGAATTCCTGCATAACCTCTCAAAAATCCATAAACTTCTATATTTTCAACAACGGCGCTTCTTGTAACCGCTCTAATAACTGCGTTCATGCCAGGAGCATCTCCACCACTGGTTATCAATCCAATCCTTTTTATTTTGGACATTGGTACCCCTCCTAAATTTTTCCAAATTCTAGATTTAATTAATTCTCCGTTTAGCGAATTTAATTATCTAATTTGAATAGGAACTACCTTCTTATTATATCACTTGTTTTTTGACACTTTTGTTAATTCAAATATAAAATGAATAACTCATTTAACAATTTTGTGCTATAATAAATTTAAATTCAAAAGTTAAAGTTTAGGTGATGAAATTGACAGTATATGAAAAAGAAGATGTTGTTAAAATACTTAAGAATAAAAAGATAAAAGTAACACCGAACAGACTCTATATAGCAATTAAGCTTTTTAATTCCACTGATCATCCTTCAATAGACGAACTACATCAAAATTTAATAAAAAGCGGAAAAAGAGTTTCGTTTACTTCAGTATATAATATAGTAAAACTTTTTAAAAACGCCGGTTTAGTTCAAGAAATTATGCTTCAAAATAAAATTCGATATGATGCTAATATTACACCTCATGCCCATTTTATTTGTAGAAAATGTGAAAAAATATGGGATG
Coding sequences within:
- a CDS encoding TrkA family potassium uptake protein, whose amino-acid sequence is MSRTFYIIEGKTLAYSLAKKLLLLGNEVYYVSMNKDNLEILDGLKVNFPLLELVKQDPTDIKWIENLELSKKVEALIIISDDDALNFVVSWSLRQYYENIKIISLVNATENETIFRGINVETLVPISWMQKLIESSLIHEEITDFFNPYMEKLSILELSINENNASVNKSLKELHLPQNSIIGIIIREDGKMMVPQGNTEIQAGDRLIVFALKEQVEKVKETLKSR
- a CDS encoding NAD(P)-binding protein, translating into MRINNSKNIIIIGCGRLGSELAIRLSKTHNVVVIDKEESSFERLARRNFIGFTKVIDTNDMEALKNVNVEKADMIYIVTPDDNLNFMLAYGIKKMKENINLAARVNDPIKKAIFIKAGLNLFCPIEDSVIELVEELEKAVGTNE
- the hslU gene encoding ATP-dependent protease ATPase subunit HslU encodes the protein MNDKKELTPKKVVEELNKYIIGQDDAKKQVAIALRNRIRRLALPDEIRKDVIPKNILMIGSTGVGKTEIARRLAEIANAPFVKVEATRFTEVGYVGKNVESMVRELVDSSVNMVKKEMMEEVKENSQRMVEERIVEALVPVKKKSKRQANLMDVMQLFNQGNEYINQDSTSYEKEDEDIQKRRQEIREKLKNGELEDLEIEVEVEEQSSPMFAGLGPEFEDMGIQFGEMFQNLMPKKKKRRRMKISEARKVLEPIEAEKLIDQDKMVQEGVSRAENKGIIFIDEIDKVTSKGGSSGPDVSREGVQRDLLPIVEGTTLVTKYGSIKTDYILFIAAGAFSESKPSDLIPELQGRFPIRAELSDLTEEDFVRILTQPKNAILKQYQYLLETDGVNVEFSKDGIERIANIAFELNEKVENIGARRLYTVVEKVLEEVSYEAPATGEWEVKIDKNYVDLRLGKVYVNEDLREYIL
- the pyk gene encoding pyruvate kinase, giving the protein MNRKLKNKKTRIVCTIGPATEEEKVLKNLIENGMNVARLNTSHDSIQDHEKRVKLLQKIRRELNIPLAILLDLEGPKIRTGTFDTDKVTLKEGQEFVLTSEDIVGSCDKVSINYKELPKEVNKGDNILLDDGKIRLVVSETTEKEIKTKVITGGTIVGRRGINVPGIDIGMPPLTEKDIEYLNKAVEWNVEYIAQSFVRKAQDITETKKILAGLGMPDLPVIAKIETLQALDNLEEIIKESDGVMVARGDLGVEAPVEQIPLLQKRIIEIANTMAKPAITATQMLETMINNPFPTRAEATDIANAILDGTDAIMLSGETSIGKYPEKAVEVMSKVAFETEKMLDEYLYKFDYSTYGGGDPSTNAITMSAVKMAEQLGINVIVATTYSGYTARALSRFRRNSKIIAASPRLTTYHRLALVWGVTPVIMRKFTDTDNMLESVTNIVKSLDVVLPGDNIIVTAGIPYGFSSKTNLLKVHEV
- the pfkA gene encoding 6-phosphofructokinase; this translates as MKRIGLITSGGDAPGMNAVIRAVTRSAVVENIEVYGFLRGYAGILDKDYKKFNYSDVGGIMERGGTILRTARVPEFKVPEVRKKAADNLKDLGIDALVIIGGEGSLTGGKLLSDEQGIPVVGVPGSIDNDIAYTDMSIGVDTCLNTVIDVLQKLKDTASSHERAFIVEVMGRTSGYIALMTGLAIGAEAVIIPEIPTDYDSLAEKMWEERKRGKINSIVVVAEGSASAYTVARHLENRIGFETRITILGHIQRGGSPSAFDRILASRMGNESVKSLIEGEFNVMIGLSRNDLIRTPIEKVLAEKKSLDLEIVKLANILS
- a CDS encoding Fur family transcriptional regulator; its protein translation is MKLTVYEKEDVVKILKNKKIKVTPNRLYIAIKLFNSTDHPSIDELHQNLIKSGKRVSFTSVYNIVKLFKNAGLVQEIMLQNKIRYDANITPHAHFICRKCEKIWDVQIDDNSILNREDLINFKNIVEEKLSGYKVDSVEVNLIGICKDCSNKNSEA